From one Lolium rigidum isolate FL_2022 chromosome 4, APGP_CSIRO_Lrig_0.1, whole genome shotgun sequence genomic stretch:
- the LOC124705782 gene encoding AB hydrolase superfamily protein YfhM-like has protein sequence MATVEQPQIEHSHLAIRGLNLHVAQAGTGELGTVLFLHGFPEIWYSWRHQMLAVAAAGYRAVAPDWRGYGLSDQPPEPEAASYQDLLDDLLAIMDALSVPKVFLVAKDFGAMPAYDFALRNPNRTCGVVCLGIPFLHGASSFTTLPEGFYIRRWREPGRAEADFGRYDVKRVVRTIYVLFSRSEIPIANEDQEIMDLADLSTPLPEWFTEEDLAVYASLYEKSGFRYPMEMPYRALHKSQPIEDPKFQVPVFVVMGEKDYVFKFPGIEAVLKDGVMAKFAPDLKVTYIPEGSHFVQEQFPDMVNELLLGFLKDHPVA, from the exons ATGGCTACGGTGGAGCAGCCGCAGATCGAGCACAGCCACCTAGCCATCAGAGGCCTCAACCTCCACGTAGCCCAAGCAGGCACAG GTGAGCTCGGGACGGTGCTGTTCCTGCACGGCTTCCCGGAGATATGGTACTCGTGGCGTCACCAGATGctggccgtggccgccgccgggTACCGTGCCGTCGCGCCGGACTGGCGAGGGTACGGGCTATCCGACCAGCCGCCGGAGCCGGAGGCGGCGTCCTACCAAGACCTGCTGGATGATCTCCTCGCCATCATGGATGCGCTCTCCGTCCCCAAG GTTTTTCTTGTGGCGAAGGATTTTGGAGCCATGCCAGCTTATGACTTCGCTCTTCGTAACCCCAACCGCACATGTGGCGTTGTGTGCTTGGGAATCCCTTTTCTTCATGGTGCTTCCTCCTTCACCACCTTGCCAGAAGGCTTCTACATTCGGCGTTGGCGG GAACCAGGAAGAGCAGAGGCGGATTTCGGCAGGTACGACGTCAAGCGAGTTGTGCGCACCATCTATGTTCTCTTCTCTAGAAGTGAGATCCCGATAGCGAATGAGGATCAAGAGATCATGGATCTTGCGGACCTGTCGACTCCCCTTCCAGAGTGGTTCACCGAGGAGGATCTTGCCGTCTACGCGTCCCTGTACGAGAAATCCGGTTTCCGGTACCCAATGGAGATGCCATACAG GGCACTCCATAAGAGCCAGCCAATCGAAGATCCCAAGTTCCAAGTCCCAGTGTTTGTTGTCATGGGGGAGAAAGATTACGTCTTCAAGTTTCCGGGGATCGAGGCTGTCTTGAAAGATGGCGTCATGGCGAAGTTTGCGCCAGACCTGAAGGTCACATACATCCCTGAAGGAAGCCATTTCGTTCAGGAGCAGTTCCCCGACATGGTCAAtgagctcctcctcggcttcctgaaGGACCATCCTGTGGCTTGA